From one Lolium rigidum isolate FL_2022 chromosome 4, APGP_CSIRO_Lrig_0.1, whole genome shotgun sequence genomic stretch:
- the LOC124648316 gene encoding uncharacterized protein LOC124648316 — translation MSSASPKRGSTMAGGPETTPPAPHLRAALPRPLVRPLGRAPHRARRRGPRLRAARPRLPCRRGRHPPPLLPADAALVAQRLLLEFAGTDEAPPKGKGKGEDAWQVRSITDFLKLPLDQGGGEGKALYIDEEGTFRPQRLLQIADRFGLDGADVLENVAYARAYNTDRQSRLLLEAASMRFSHFLHHWEHCLVNNFMMAHMKRLSRQMLNDNHSLNDNQTPVWSCCGYHQSISGTSGWVCDVCWATSGFLVY, via the exons ATGTCGTCGGCGTCGCCGAAGCGCGGCTCCACAATGGCCGGAGGGCCTGAGACAA CTCCTCCCGCTCCtcacctccgcgccgccctccccCGTCCTCTCGTCCGCCCTCTCGGGCGCGCTCCTCACCGCGCTCGACGTCGCGGACCCCGCCTCCGCGCCGCTCGCCCGCGCCTTCCttgccgccgcggccgccacccCCCGCCGCTCCTCCCCGCCGACGCCGCGCTCGTCGCCCAGCGGCTGCTCCTCGAGTTCGCGGGCACCGACGAGGCGCCGCCCAAGGGCAAGGGGAAGGGAGAGGACGCATGGCAGGTCCGTTCGATCACGGATTTTCTCAAG CTTCCATTGGACCAAGGTGGTGGTGAAGGAAAGGCTCTGTACATTGATGAAGAGGGGACATTCAGACCAcagaggctcctccagatagcagACAG GTTTGGATTAGATGGTGCTGATGTATTAGAGAATGTGGCTTATGCAAGAGCTTATAATACTGATCGTCAGTCCAGACTTTTGCTGGAGGCAGCTTCCATGAG GTTCAGTCATTTTTTACATCACTGGGAGCATTGTCTCGTAAACAATTTCATGATGGCTCATATGAAACGACTGAGCAG GCAAATGCTAAATGATAACCACTCACTGAATGATAACCAAACACCAG TTTGGAGTTGCTGTGGTTATCACCAATCAATTAGTGGCACAAGTGGATGGGTCTGCGATGTTTGCTGGGCCACAAGTGGATTCCTTGTATACTGA